The Miscanthus floridulus cultivar M001 chromosome 6, ASM1932011v1, whole genome shotgun sequence genomic interval TGACCAGAAGAGTCTCATTCACCTAAATGAGCAGCGGCTACACACGCCATGGCAACAAACGGTCTTTACACGATTGTTGGGGCTCCGCTACAGGTTTGTCTATCGTCGTGGTGAGGAGAATACTGTTGCTGATGCCTTGTCATGGCGGCCACATCCAGAAACTCTTCTGGCCCTATCGTCTCCAACACATGATTGGTTGGCTTCTTTGCAATAGTGGTATTCTACAGACTCGGAAGCAACAGCCTTGCTTACTCAGTTATCTCTTGATCCTGCGGCCCGACCTCCTTTTAGTCTGTGTTATTTTATACAAAGGTCGCATTTGGCTGGGCTCTAATACTGCTTTGCAGAACAAGGTCATCTCAGCCCTCCATGACAGCGCTGTGGGTGGTCATTCCGGCTTCCCGGTGACTTTTGCCAAGGTCCGTCAGCTTTTTTATTGGCTCGGTATGCGCGCTGCCATTCATCAATATGTGCAGTCATGTGCTGTCTGTGCCCAAGCTAAGCCAGATCGCAACAGCTATCCTGGTCTCGTACAACCTTTACCTGTTCCCAAACTATCCTGGGAAGTGATCTCCATGGATTTTGTCGAAGGGTTGCCGACATCTAGTTATGCCAATGTTATCATGGTGGTTGTCGACAAGTTTTCCAAGTTTGCCCATTTCATTGATTTGCGCCATCCGATCTCTGCTGCATCTTTTGGCACGAGCATTCCTGGACCATGTCTATAAGCTACACGGTTTACCTCTGGAAATTATCTCTGACCAGGACCGGTTGTTCACCAGTAAATTTTGGCAGTTGCTCTTCAAGCTGGCAGGGACAGATCTTCGAATGAGCTCTGCGTATCATCCCCAAACGGACGGGCAAACCGAACGTGTTAATCAGTGCATGGAGACTTATCTTCGTTGTTTTGTCCATTCATGTCCGCGGCAATGGTCTCAGTGGCTGTCGATGGCTGAGTTTTGGTATAATACCTCGTCCCACTCCGCCTTGGGTCGCTCTCTGTTTGAGGTGTTATATGGGTTTCCACCACGGCATTTGGGACTTGATCTTTCTGCAACAGCACCGGTTCCTGAACTCCAACGGTGGCTGACTGATAGAGATCTCATGCAGCGATTGGTTCAGCAGCACCTTCATCGCGCTCAGCACCGTATGAAACGGCAGGCTGACAAGCATCTCACTGAGTGTTCCTTCAATATTGGTGATTGGGTATTCCTTAAGCTTCAGTCTTACGTAGAGTCCTCTGTTGCTGCTCGCTCCAACAAGTTGTCTTTCAAGTTCTTCGGCCCCTTTCGCATCCTCAAACGAGTTGGAAAGGTTGCCTATCACCTGGACTTGCCAGCGTCTGCTGCTGTACATCCAGTGTTCCATGTCTCCCTGCTCAAGCGGTCTCCAGGTTCCTAGTAGGTGAGTCCGTCCATTCCATCAGCACTGACTGAATTTCAGGTTCCTGAGAAGCTGTTGCAGTGGCGTTGGTCATCGGGTGAGCGGCCAATTCAATAAGTCCTTGTCAAGTGGTCGCACATGCCGGTGTCCTTGGCCACCTGGGAGTCGGTTGAAGAGCTTCGTCGTCAGTTTCCCAGGTCACCGATGTGGGGACACGCCGGCACTCAAGGAGGGGGGATTGTCAGCAGCACCCCTGATGCTTCCACAGATgatgccgctgatggcccggcagATGCTGGCCCTCCTTCGCCGAGGCCCAAGAGACAGGCGCGGCCCAACTCCAGGGTGCTCGGGCCCATGTGGCAAGCATAGCTGTGTATATGAGCCGAAGTGCCGTGAGCGAGAGGGGATAGCAAAGAAGTGAACCGAATATTCATTCTTGTATTACAAGCACTTAGCGTACAAtacttgttcttcttccttgCCAAGTATACAATTCATAGCTGTGTCTCACACATCCATGTCTGGAGTTTTGTTTtgcaaaggagctttatttgccCCCGCTATGAATTTGTGATGACAGATTTAAAATGTAGAAATGCCAATGTGCTGATGAAGGATATCATCCAGGTGAATTAAGGGTACGTTTGTTCTCCAATTTGCAAGTCACAGATGGAAGGCATCACAACTCAAAAGAACAAGATGACTGAGCCGACGCAGACATTTTTCAGTTGTAACGGCGCGCTGTGACTGAAACAGTACTGCATCACATAAGGCACAGAATGGCACTGGAAAGGTATTAGTAGTGCATGAAAATGGCGCATGTGCATTTTTCAGTTTTGCTTTTCTAGAAGCCTATATAGTTTCAGCACATGTATCTGTTGTTTCAGTTTTATAGCTAAGCAGATTGCAGTATAATGTTCTTTAAAACAAGCATCCCAAAGGCAATAATTGCCATTGAATCACCATCAGATCTCCCAGAAATGATGTAAGAAATTGCACATGACCTGACACTTGCAAGGATGGAGAGGAAAACAGAGAACAAGATGTCTGCCAAAGATTATGACAATAAGATTCACATATACCCGAGTCTGCCATGGTCAAAATGGGGCAAAATTTCGACATTTGCTTCGTATAAAaaaatgcacaaaaaaattgcACTACAGGGTTTACAGATCACCATACCAAAACCATCAAATTCAAACTTATGTAGTCTACCAGGACTGTTTGCCTTCACTTTTAAATACGATTCATACAATAAAGACGTAACAATATGCAGGGGGCCAAAGTGCCTTTCCTTGCAAATATTGGCACCTTGCAACAGCGTTATGGTATCACCCACTTTTTCGTCTGAGAAACAACTGCGCTCCAGATTTCTTGCTTAAAAATTGAGCAGCAGCCTACAGGGAGAAGAAAGGAACAAGGATCAGAAATTTTAGTATAATATGTTGAAAATTTTCAGTTTTACACATATTATCCTTTCTTGCAAAACTTAAGCTTGGCCTAAAGAACTGTAAACAGAGCAGACTGCCGGGATATAAATGTAAGAAGGAATCACATTTGACCAACTTTTGAACTGTTAGAGGCCCTTCATCATGGTGTTGTCAAATGAGAACTTGAGTATCCCCACAAAAGTCAAGATTTATGTCAACAACCAACAATGATGAGAATACATCAATACAAAGGAGAGTCTGATGAAACGAAGACTTCACAATTTTGCATGCTCAAAAGCATCAGCATAAATAGATCACAGACAAATGCGGAACTTGGAGGCTAATGATTTACAAACAAAGCAAGATAAAACAATGCGAATTCAAACTGTTCTTTGGAATATCTTCACATAGGCGCAAACAGACAAACTCCTTATCTTCACAGCACGCAGGTGTAACATACTTGATTTGAACATCTGGTCTATTAGTTCATAATATTTATGTACCACTTCTAGAGAAGGGTAAACATCTCTATGTTTTCACTGTCATTTTCGTTTAGTTGGTTGAGGTAGTCTTAAGTTCTACTGTAATACTGTTCTATACCTGATGGATATGCAACTATAGTTTTTAACACAAACAAAAAATGAGCTATCACATTATTTACTCTTTAGCCAAAGTAGAAATATAAATATAGCGCAATCATGCACCCAACCAGGTCCAGCTAAGGTAGGTTCAGGTCTCCTTGCCTGTCACAATACACATTGCCACAACTGGGATTTCTCAGGAGTAGTGAAGCCACTCACCAGATAAACTACAGTCTACAGCTTGCCCTTTATTTTTTAAGTATCATACCTCCAACTCTAAATTGCTAGAATGAAGAGACAGTTTCCACTCTAAACTTGACCTTATCATCTATATGATGCGTCAGGCAGGAAAAGAGTACATATTTAGGAGGTATTAAAGCATTTCTTATGTGTGTAATCTGCAGCGGTGCAGTCTTTTCCATCAACACATTCAAAGATGAACTATTGGTGACAATACTCTTGTGTTTAGTTTATATGTGATCTTAACAAGCATGAGATAAAGGCTGCAACAAGGTTTAATTTACGTTTTTTTATGGCACGAATGCACATGAACTTATATATGAAGTTTCTTTCCTCGAGATATGCTACAGGGATAGAAGGATAAAGTTTTAAATCCCCATTACCATACTGATACTAGGCAGGCCAGCCATCAGAGAAGAGAGTCCCATCTGGGGTCTGCTCCTCAATTCCTCTCACTACTTATGTATGCAATTAAAGGTCTCATTAGATGATATATGATGTAATGTCAATATGTCATGCATGCATCTAATATCATGCTATCACTTCATATCTGATGTCATGTCATACAAGCAAACAAACATCAACAAGCTATGGTTCTGCGGCCGTTTTTCCTGTTTTCCATGAATCTGTTACTTATAGTACATAAGTTTTCAGTTTTTGCCATACTAAACAGAGCTTTCACAAAAATATGAATCTTTGTGTTTTGCAACTTTAAAATTCTCCAAGATCATAAATATGAAGTTGTTCAAATGCCTCTATTTCATTTGCTCCTCCTTAAGTCCTAACCCAGCATCCTGGATTTGCTGACAACAACTGTTATGAATGTGATTCTACTCAAATTGAAATCAAggttgatgaaagaaaaaaactATTTTAAGACCGGACATGCTAACCAAGAAAGGAACCAAACTCCAAAGAATAAAAAAGGTTCATGAATAATGATGATCAAAGATCTCTTTGAAGATTAATATAAACCCGGTCAGATTACCAAAGCTATGGGTGCTTCTTCATTGGCAATGATCAGGTCAGAAATCCTATCATATAAGGAATGCTGGTTTGTTTCTTGGACCTATACTGCAGCAATAAGCACCATTGCTATTGTAGTATCCTTTTTGGATCTTTCTTTTTCCAAAATAAGTTGTACAGTGACATTTCGTTAGCAATGGGCACAAAATCCAGTTCCTTAAACATTTATTGCATCCATATTACCATACAGGGCACACCAGTTTAACCACAAATTTTGACTCAACAGGGCAAAATATTAGTTCTCAATAAAAACAACTAAAAGAACAGAACAGGTATTCTTTTTAATACTAAAATTATATGAGAATACAAGGCATGGCATTGCCACTATTTCCATACAATTAGAAATGTGTGCATTCTGAATACTAATATTCAGACCCCATCCACAATAGACcaacactttttttttctttgaacaAAGTGACCAACACTATGTACTAAGTATATATGCGCGTCTAGATTTCACCACCTCACTACTCAATTCTGATGATTCAGATGGACACTGAACTCCACATCTCCCAAGTTATGGTTGCCCTTTCTGCTTTTGCTTGGATGCTTTACAACTAAGGCCCGGGCAAGTCTAATCTGAAGTTGTGTCTCTAGGTTGGGTTGTACTTATAACATGTTGGGTAACAAACCTGGCCCAGGCTATTGCGTGCAAATTGTTTGAAGCAGGAATCATGAGCCTAACACCTGCAATCCTGTTTGCAGCTTTGCCATTGGAACGTTGAGCAAGCAACTAATGCACTTGAACCATATCATATTCAGCTGCTGTCATCATGTCCAGCAATGGATACAGCCATTTGCCATCAGAAGAAGAAACCTTAGCCAACTGTGCCACAAGCTGCAGAAGAatccccacccccccccccccccccccccccccccccccccacccccttcCCTTTTTCACAATTCCATATGGACAGTTGGATGTcaggacgagagagagagagagagagagagagaaccccTGCACATGACATCATCATTTCACATTTGTGCTGGGGGTGGGGACACAGCTAGCAGCATCCAGCAGGATAGACAACCTCAGCCTTCCTGGATCCTCGTCAGTCGACTGACCGCAGCTTTCATTGCTTGGTCAAGATTCAAAAGGAGACATATTTGTGAAGATGGCGATAAAGATTGTAGGATCCCGAGTGAAGAGAACCCCTGCACATGACATCATCATTTCACATTTGTGCTGGGGGTGGGGACACAGCTAGCAGCATCCAGCAGGATAGACAACCTCAGCCTTCCTGGATCCTCGTCAGTCGACTGACCACAGCTTTCATTGCTTGGTCAAGATTCAAAAGGAGACATATTTGTGAAGATGGCGATAAAGATTGTAGGATCCCGAGTGAAAAATATCACAATGTGGATCCGAATTTCATAAGATCTGTCCTAGGTTCGAAGGATTGGTGAAGACTTGCTCCTATACCACCCTAATTTGAGAATGCGGTTCGACAAATGCTAGTCTGGATAGCGAACAGAACACATGGATCCCCAGTCTCCAGCAAGCAGTCGCATTTTTGTTGGGTTTTTTTTGGGTGTGTGTCAGTGTGATTGTGTGAACCCTGGAATGATCCAAATCATGGAACGGAAGTAGAAGAAAGGCCATGGATTTGATTTCCGTACGTACCTTGGAGGTTGTGTAGCTATTTACCGACCAATGCAGCTGAATCCCCGGCAGACTGCGAGCCAGGCGGCGAAGAGGATTGTGAGGAGGAGGAGATCCGCGAGGATGACCGTCCAGAGCTGCCGCCTCCACGTCCAGCCGGGTCCGGCCCGCCCCCGGTGCGAGGCTCGGTCCCTCTTGGGCGTAGTCCACGCGACGAGGTCAGCGTCCCTCCGCGCGGCCTCCTCCTCCGCGTGGGCCTCGGTGGCGGCGACCTCGTCCGCCTCGCGCGCGTCATCGCCCGGCGGGAGCGGCAGGCGCAGCGCGAGGCGCGGCATCTCGTCCCGCATCCGGGCCTCGGGGAGGCATCGCAGGCGGCGGAGGAAGAGCAGGAGCTGGGACGCCGGGAGGTGGGGCGCCCGCGAGATGGCGGCGAGCGCGAGCGGCGGGGACAGGAGCAGCGCGTGCGCGCGCCCGGCGGCGGTGTGCGTGAGGTGGCGGTggtgcggcggcgcggcggcgacgaGCGCGGCGGCGAGCGCCGGGAGGTCGTcgtcgggggcgggggcgggggcgtcgGGGGCGGCGACGGGGTCGGCGGCGGTGCTCTGGGAGTGGGAGTGGGCGAGCTCGGCGACGAGGTGGGTGTCGCGGAAGACGCAGGCGTAGAGCAGCGGGTTCGAGGCCGGGAGCATCCGAGGCAGGCCCCGAGGCGGGGGAGCGGAGCGGCGGGGAGAGAGAGAAGAATGTGAGGGATCCCGGGCCGGGCTGGAGTTGCGCTGGCGGCGAGGCGATgcggaagaagaggagaagggaaGCTTTGTTGTTGCCTGCTCTGCTCTGCAGGACAGGAACGGGGGCCACGACAGACTGGACTTTTCTATCAGATCTCAGTTTCCTGACagtaataagtttattataaaaaaatatattttatagttaatctaatgatatttattatgtatcataaatagagtatttttgtatatatttagttaaatttggaaaaagaaaggcccgttcgttggtctgaaatttggctgaaaaatactgttccggctgaattgttgtgagagaaaagcactgttctggctgaaaaaagaagtcgaacaaactaaatatagggtaagccgaacagatCCAAAATACGATGTGCACACACCTCACCATGGGACCGAtggagaattttattttatttttaacacttttttaaactaattttaaatctaacattatttgtttttttttaactaacacttttgaccgcgcctattgccatggcgcggcgaaacgcctgctATGCATGGTGGTGTGACGGGAGAATGACGTGGCACTTCCACGCGCTATGGCCGCTGATATGGCAGGAGCTATCGCGCTGCCATgcatggtgcggcactgccgcgtcCCGGCGCACGACGCGTCCCTTTGTCAGATGCCTTGCCATACCGATAGTCTGTTCTCCGTTCAATGTACCTTTTTTCAAACTTTGTATCTTGCTTCTATGTCGTTGTACTTGTCCTATTAGATTTTATCTCTTGTTTCAATATCGCTGCATATATTGTATCCCATCTTATCGATTTATCGTGACTTGATATAGTACTGCGTTGCTGACTCTAGTTTCATAGCTCTGAACTATAGGTCATGCCGCTTTGCTCTGTTACGCAAGACAGGTCATACCGTCTAATCGGAACCAACTTTTTGCAGTCTGAGACGACGTGCGTGTAGATGCTGCTGTCGGTgttgtaaacaactacaagtgctgtcGCGACGCATTAAAACGAATATGAAGTAAATAAATAGAGTCCGTACGTAAGTTGACAAGTTGCtacataacatttttattggttcatGAGTCTTTAAATTTTGGACGATaatatttgttcgacataagtttgacataacaaaCTAAGTCCCAAGAGTGTAAGGATCCCGCGGACGTCTCTGTCTCTTCAAATTTGTaagcaacacattgggagtgtagccaacgtcgatgTGGTCGTattgccggtgcgtacggctcgtaccctgcaagtatatgatatgtacgattacttataatctttatgatcgttagttcatggagcctacgtatttaaagaaactacattTGTTACTacttgtgaggctccttgggtatcaagcggggcaccacctagctgagacatgccgatctcgtcctacgactaatcgtcccactggtggtgctgtctgcggaagcccggggggtcatCGTCGTCTTCATTTACAGcatccttcccagcgctatgatgtggtggtgtacgcactgcggaagtggcacccgtcactggctgagaagagccgactggtgtcctcaaagagacagaagacgtgccacccgaccatgCCGGGACTACCGGTTCCACCCaaagagtgtccatgcagctcagtttctgagctagcttcctacagctcTGCTTTACCTTCTGCacaaatagacgttaaagttagtgcatttctcaaacgcatatacactaaagaaatattttcgaaacggaaaagtttatgtttaccttcaCATGAGCCTCGAGAATGCCTGGCCccagccctctagactcgtgaagctaaAACGCTACTTCGTTGGACAGCTATCGATaaaatatcgtcggtagtccaccgaggggtatcccgcgatg includes:
- the LOC136461486 gene encoding uncharacterized protein, whose protein sequence is MLPASNPLLYACVFRDTHLVAELAHSHSQSTAADPVAAPDAPAPAPDDDLPALAAALVAAAPPHHRHLTHTAAGRAHALLLSPPLALAAISRAPHLPASQLLLFLRRLRCLPEARMRDEMPRLALRLPLPPGDDAREADEVAATEAHAEEEAARRDADLVAWTTPKRDRASHRGRAGPGWTWRRQLWTVILADLLLLTILFAAWLAVCRGFSCIGR